A genomic segment from Streptomyces antibioticus encodes:
- a CDS encoding Rv1733c family protein, with product MGGLWRWRNNPLRRTTDLVEAWVALSALLLILLAAPVMGSVVGTLAQDALQDSVREQHRSRHVVMATVVKEVTRAPLEADPEAASGRNSLSRVVADWTAPDGTARHGAVLANLRTPHQGDHFAIWTDDHGSLVARPLDSATATTHAVLAGFGAVLITVAAVECGRRLIVWQLVRRRYARWDQAWDRAGPDWGRTGTGC from the coding sequence ATGGGCGGCCTCTGGCGCTGGCGGAACAACCCGCTGCGCCGGACGACGGATCTGGTCGAGGCGTGGGTGGCGCTGTCGGCGCTGCTGCTGATCCTGCTCGCCGCCCCCGTCATGGGCTCGGTCGTCGGCACCCTCGCGCAGGACGCCCTCCAGGACTCGGTCCGCGAACAGCACCGCTCCCGCCATGTGGTCATGGCGACCGTGGTGAAGGAGGTGACCCGCGCGCCCCTGGAGGCCGACCCGGAGGCCGCCTCCGGGCGGAACTCGCTCAGCCGGGTCGTCGCCGACTGGACCGCCCCCGACGGCACCGCGCGACACGGCGCGGTGCTGGCGAATCTCAGAACCCCCCATCAGGGCGATCACTTCGCGATATGGACGGACGACCACGGCTCCCTGGTGGCCCGTCCGCTGGACTCCGCCACGGCCACGACACACGCGGTGCTCGCGGGCTTCGGCGCCGTCCTGATCACCGTCGCCGCGGTCGAGTGCGGCCGGCGTCTGATCGTCTGGCAGCTCGTCCGGCGCCGGTACGCCCGGTGGGACCAGGCATGGGACCGAGCGGGTCCGGACTGGGGCCGTACCGGTACCGGCTGCTGA
- a CDS encoding right-handed parallel beta-helix repeat-containing protein: protein MAQGTVQVTHTGTSRWRRRTGEYASLAAALEAAAEGDVLTIAPGTYRENLVVQRSVTLRGPEGLPGSVRIAPVDGVPLTVRASAVVQDLHVEGQDAAAPAVLVEEGTPELLDLRIVTRSAAGVEVRGRARPTVRRCTVDNPAGIGIAVADGGGGVFEDCEVVAAGQAGVAVTGGAHPRLERCRVHHTSGSGLSATGDNSALEAVGCEIYEVRGNGVQITARASAHLTDCEVHRTTADGVTLDTDAVLTLADCRIHDIPENAVDLRSRSVLTLTRTTVRQFGRNGLSVWDPGTRVDANQCEIFDSTGDYPAVWVSDGATAVLDACRVHDVPDALFVLDRGSRADVVDSDLSQVRNTAVSVSDGATAQLDDCRIKDAATGAWFRDHGSGGTLNNCTVEGVQTGVIVTKGADPTVERCTVDSPAEAGFYVSAGGRGTFLSCRVTDSGGYGFHVIDGCRTTLRRCRTERCSRGGYEFADAAPGSGPVVEDCASDESVGVRPAARETALQSSLPSAPLLGALPGQRPTVPEERPAAAPEAEPEEPARDSKDVMGELDALVGLESVKREVRALTDMIEVGRRRQRAGLKAASVKRHLVFTGSPGTGKTTVARLYGEILAALGVLEKGHLVEVSRVDLVGEHIGSTAIRTQEAFQRAHGGVLFIDEAYALSPEDAGRDFGKEAIDTLVKLMEDHRDAVVVIVAGYTAEMERFLSVNPGVASRFSRTITFGDYGPEELLRIVEQQAEEHEYRLAEGTTEALLKHFTEFPKGPAFGNGRTARQTFEAMVERHAGRVAQVADPSTDDLTLLYPEDLPALP from the coding sequence ATGGCACAGGGCACGGTCCAGGTGACGCACACCGGCACGTCGAGGTGGCGGCGCCGCACGGGTGAGTACGCATCGCTCGCCGCCGCCCTGGAGGCCGCGGCCGAGGGCGACGTCCTCACCATCGCTCCCGGAACCTACCGGGAGAACCTCGTGGTGCAGCGGTCGGTGACCCTGCGCGGCCCCGAGGGCCTGCCCGGTTCGGTGCGGATCGCGCCCGTCGACGGGGTGCCGCTGACCGTGCGCGCCTCGGCGGTGGTGCAGGACCTGCATGTGGAGGGCCAGGACGCGGCGGCGCCCGCCGTGCTCGTCGAGGAGGGCACGCCCGAGCTGCTCGACCTGCGGATCGTCACCCGCTCGGCGGCCGGTGTCGAGGTGCGCGGGCGCGCGCGGCCGACGGTCAGGCGGTGCACCGTGGACAACCCGGCGGGCATCGGCATCGCCGTGGCCGACGGGGGCGGCGGGGTCTTCGAGGACTGCGAGGTCGTCGCGGCCGGACAGGCGGGCGTGGCGGTGACCGGGGGCGCGCACCCGCGTCTCGAGCGCTGCCGGGTGCATCACACCTCGGGCAGCGGTCTGAGCGCCACCGGTGACAACTCCGCGCTGGAGGCGGTCGGCTGCGAGATCTACGAGGTGCGGGGCAACGGCGTGCAGATCACCGCCCGGGCCAGCGCGCACCTCACGGACTGCGAGGTGCACCGCACCACGGCCGACGGGGTCACGCTCGACACGGACGCGGTGCTCACGCTGGCCGACTGCCGCATCCACGACATCCCGGAGAACGCGGTGGACCTGCGTTCCCGTTCCGTTCTGACGCTGACCCGCACCACGGTGCGTCAGTTCGGGCGCAACGGACTGTCGGTGTGGGACCCGGGCACGCGCGTGGACGCCAACCAGTGCGAGATCTTCGACAGCACCGGCGACTACCCGGCCGTCTGGGTCAGTGACGGCGCGACCGCCGTCCTGGACGCCTGCCGGGTGCACGACGTGCCGGACGCGCTGTTCGTCCTGGACCGGGGTTCGCGCGCGGACGTCGTCGACAGCGATCTGTCCCAGGTGCGCAACACGGCGGTGTCGGTGAGCGACGGCGCGACCGCCCAGCTCGACGACTGCCGGATCAAGGACGCGGCGACGGGCGCCTGGTTCCGCGACCACGGCAGCGGCGGCACCCTCAACAACTGCACGGTGGAGGGCGTCCAGACCGGTGTGATCGTCACCAAGGGCGCCGATCCCACCGTCGAGCGCTGCACGGTCGACTCCCCCGCCGAGGCCGGCTTCTATGTGTCGGCGGGCGGCCGCGGCACCTTCCTGAGCTGCCGGGTGACCGACAGCGGCGGCTATGGCTTCCACGTGATAGACGGTTGCCGCACGACCCTGCGCCGCTGCCGTACGGAGCGCTGCTCGCGCGGGGGTTACGAGTTCGCGGACGCGGCGCCCGGTTCGGGGCCCGTGGTCGAGGACTGCGCGAGCGACGAGAGCGTCGGGGTGCGCCCTGCCGCGCGGGAGACGGCCCTCCAGAGCAGTCTGCCGTCGGCGCCGCTGCTGGGCGCGCTGCCCGGGCAGCGGCCGACCGTGCCGGAGGAGCGGCCTGCCGCCGCGCCCGAGGCCGAACCGGAGGAGCCGGCGCGGGACTCCAAGGACGTGATGGGTGAACTCGACGCGCTGGTGGGCCTGGAGAGCGTCAAGCGCGAGGTGCGGGCGCTGACCGACATGATCGAGGTGGGCCGGCGCCGGCAGCGGGCCGGTCTCAAGGCGGCCTCGGTCAAACGGCATCTGGTGTTCACCGGCTCCCCCGGCACCGGCAAGACGACCGTCGCCCGGCTCTACGGCGAGATCCTCGCCGCGCTGGGCGTGCTGGAGAAGGGGCATCTCGTCGAGGTGTCCCGGGTCGACCTGGTCGGCGAGCACATCGGCTCCACGGCGATCCGCACCCAGGAGGCGTTCCAGCGGGCGCACGGCGGTGTGCTGTTCATCGACGAGGCGTACGCGCTCTCGCCGGAGGACGCGGGGCGGGACTTCGGCAAGGAGGCCATCGACACCCTGGTGAAGCTGATGGAGGACCACCGGGACGCGGTGGTGGTGATCGTCGCGGGCTACACGGCCGAGATGGAGCGGTTTCTGTCGGTCAACCCCGGTGTGGCGTCCCGTTTCTCACGGACCATCACCTTTGGCGACTACGGTCCGGAGGAGCTGCTGAGGATCGTGGAGCAGCAGGCCGAGGAGCACGAGTACCGGCTGGCGGAGGGCACCACGGAGGCCCTGCTGAAGCACTTCACCGAGTTCCCCAAGGGTCCCGCCTTCGGCAACGGCCGTACCGCGCGGCAGACCTTCGAGGCGATGGTGGAACGGCACGCGGGCCGGGTCGCCCAGGTCGCGGACCCCTCCACCGACGATCTGACGCTGCTGTACCCGGAGGATCTGCCCGCGCTCCCCTAG
- a CDS encoding MOSC domain-containing protein, whose protein sequence is MGHAQLLSIHIHPVKAFRGQSLREVVVEPWGPAGDRRWALIDDGGRVVTQRQQPRLALAAAELLPDGGLRLSAPGLEPLTVPVPEPGDTVSMEIFRDKVEGVPAGDAADAWCSAYLGAEVRLLHLDDPAARRPVDPEYARPGETVSFADGYPLLAVSAASLDALNSLIAAGDHAVEGPLPMNRFRPNVVVGGTEPWAEDDWTRVEIGEVAFRVAKMCGRCVVTTTDQSTAARGKEPLHSLGRHRRIGGKLVFGQNLVPLNRGTIRVGDTVRVVT, encoded by the coding sequence ATGGGCCACGCGCAACTGCTGTCGATCCACATCCATCCGGTCAAGGCGTTCCGGGGGCAGTCGCTCCGGGAGGTCGTCGTGGAGCCCTGGGGGCCGGCCGGAGACCGACGCTGGGCACTGATCGACGACGGGGGAAGGGTCGTCACACAACGCCAACAGCCACGCCTCGCGCTGGCCGCCGCCGAGCTGCTGCCCGACGGCGGCCTGCGGCTGTCCGCGCCCGGCCTCGAACCGCTGACCGTGCCGGTGCCGGAGCCGGGGGACACGGTCTCGATGGAGATCTTCCGGGACAAGGTGGAGGGAGTCCCGGCCGGCGACGCGGCGGACGCCTGGTGCAGCGCCTATCTGGGGGCCGAGGTCCGGCTGCTGCACCTGGACGATCCCGCGGCCCGCCGGCCGGTCGACCCGGAGTACGCGCGGCCCGGCGAGACCGTCTCCTTCGCGGACGGCTATCCGCTGCTGGCCGTCTCGGCCGCCTCCCTGGACGCGCTCAACTCCCTGATCGCCGCCGGTGACCACGCCGTCGAGGGCCCGCTGCCGATGAACCGTTTCCGGCCGAACGTGGTCGTGGGCGGCACCGAGCCGTGGGCCGAGGACGACTGGACGCGCGTCGAGATCGGCGAGGTCGCCTTCCGGGTCGCCAAGATGTGCGGGCGGTGTGTCGTAACCACCACCGACCAGAGCACCGCGGCCCGCGGCAAGGAACCCCTGCACTCCCTGGGCCGGCACCGCCGGATCGGCGGCAAGCTGGTCTTCGGCCAGAACCTGGTGCCCCTGAACCGCGGCACGATCCGGGTCGGCGACACGGTCCGGGTCGTCACCTGA
- a CDS encoding SRPBCC family protein: MARRLRPEGLDFAGTAPVRLVFTREVSASPERVFRALAHDVPGWAAWFPAVTSARPLDGGTGRDVRLRGGTRFQETVLAAEENELYAYRVDVTNAPAIRALVEEWRLTPAGAGTRVRWTFAADGPAVFRAGLRLAGPGLGRSFRGAVAKLDRRLTAVP, encoded by the coding sequence ATGGCTCGCCGACTGCGTCCCGAAGGGCTCGACTTCGCCGGGACCGCTCCCGTACGGCTGGTGTTCACCCGTGAGGTGTCCGCCTCCCCGGAGCGGGTGTTCCGGGCGCTCGCGCACGACGTCCCCGGCTGGGCCGCGTGGTTCCCCGCGGTGACCTCCGCGCGGCCGCTGGACGGCGGGACGGGCAGAGACGTACGGCTGCGGGGCGGTACCCGCTTCCAGGAGACGGTGCTCGCCGCCGAGGAGAACGAGCTGTACGCCTACCGGGTGGACGTCACCAACGCGCCCGCGATCCGGGCCCTGGTGGAGGAGTGGCGGCTCACGCCGGCCGGTGCCGGGACCCGGGTGCGGTGGACGTTCGCGGCGGACGGCCCGGCGGTGTTCCGCGCCGGGCTGCGGCTGGCCGGGCCCGGCCTCGGACGCTCCTTCCGGGGCGCGGTGGCGAAACTGGACCGGCGGCTGACCGCTGTGCCGTGA
- a CDS encoding ATP-binding protein — MISNPSRHCAVELHALPSRIGQVRRIVSAQLRYWHLDPLIDRAALGVTELLTNVHRHAQPDKLCVVEMELLLDRLTVSVRDHDPRLPVVGAVDEEALATCGRGLAMVAAVSESWGARPDGESGKVVWFTLPAAISPPERVARPPRRTPLEQVAARFPEVVSVDVHAPAPAPAHSAPVG, encoded by the coding sequence GTGATCAGCAACCCAAGCAGGCACTGCGCGGTGGAGCTCCATGCCCTGCCGTCGCGGATCGGCCAGGTCCGCAGAATCGTATCGGCGCAGTTGCGCTACTGGCATCTGGATCCGTTGATAGACCGGGCGGCGCTCGGGGTCACGGAGCTGTTGACCAACGTCCACCGGCACGCCCAGCCCGACAAGCTGTGCGTCGTGGAGATGGAGCTGCTCCTCGACCGGCTCACGGTCTCCGTGCGGGACCACGATCCGCGGCTCCCCGTGGTGGGAGCCGTGGACGAGGAGGCGCTGGCCACCTGCGGGCGCGGGCTCGCCATGGTGGCCGCGGTGAGCGAGAGCTGGGGCGCGCGGCCGGACGGCGAGTCCGGCAAGGTCGTCTGGTTCACGCTGCCCGCCGCGATCTCCCCGCCGGAGCGGGTGGCGCGTCCGCCGCGCCGTACGCCCCTGGAGCAGGTCGCGGCCCGGTTCCCGGAGGTCGTCTCCGTGGACGTGCACGCCCCCGCGCCCGCGCCCGCCCACTCGGCCCCTGTGGGCTGA
- a CDS encoding PLP-dependent cysteine synthase family protein has translation MTTPRTTRTGATLDVDHSDADYRDWLKEAVRRVQADANRSADTHLLRFPLPDAWGIDLYLKDESTHPTGSLKHRLARSLFLYGLCNGWIRPDRPVIEASSGSTAVSEAYFAKLIGVPFIAVMPRTTSPEKIRLIEFHGGRCHFVDDSRTMYEESARLAADTGGHYMDQFTYAERATDWRGNNNIAESIFRQLERERFPEPAWIVATAGTGGTSATLARYVHYTQRDTRICVADPENSCFFEGWTTGAPDVTCDCGSRIEGIGRPRMEPSFVPGAVDRMMKVPDAASVAAVRALEGAIGRKAGGSTGTGLWSALKIVAEMVADGRRGSVVTLLCDPGDRYLDKYYSDAWLAEQGLDIGPYSEAIDSLLATGVWPE, from the coding sequence GTGACCACCCCCCGCACCACCCGGACCGGTGCCACCCTCGACGTCGACCACAGCGACGCCGACTACCGCGACTGGCTGAAAGAGGCCGTCCGCAGGGTGCAGGCCGACGCCAACCGCTCGGCCGACACCCACCTGCTGCGCTTCCCCCTCCCGGACGCGTGGGGCATCGACCTGTACCTCAAGGACGAGTCGACCCATCCGACCGGCAGCCTCAAGCACCGCCTGGCCCGCTCCCTCTTCCTCTACGGCCTCTGCAACGGCTGGATCCGCCCCGACCGCCCGGTGATCGAGGCGTCCAGCGGCTCGACGGCCGTCTCCGAGGCGTACTTCGCCAAGCTGATCGGCGTGCCCTTCATCGCCGTCATGCCGCGCACCACGAGCCCCGAGAAGATCCGGCTCATCGAATTCCACGGCGGACGCTGCCACTTCGTCGACGACTCCCGCACCATGTACGAGGAGTCCGCCCGGCTCGCCGCGGACACCGGCGGTCACTACATGGACCAGTTCACCTATGCCGAGCGGGCCACGGACTGGCGCGGCAACAACAACATCGCGGAGTCCATCTTCCGCCAGTTGGAGCGGGAGCGGTTCCCGGAGCCCGCCTGGATCGTCGCCACGGCCGGCACCGGCGGCACCTCGGCGACCCTCGCGCGCTACGTCCACTACACCCAGCGCGACACCCGCATCTGTGTCGCCGACCCCGAGAACTCCTGTTTCTTCGAGGGCTGGACCACCGGCGCCCCGGACGTCACCTGCGACTGCGGCTCCCGTATCGAGGGCATCGGACGGCCCCGCATGGAGCCCAGCTTCGTGCCGGGCGCCGTGGACCGGATGATGAAGGTCCCCGACGCGGCCAGTGTCGCCGCCGTCCGCGCGCTGGAAGGGGCCATCGGCCGCAAGGCGGGCGGCTCGACCGGCACCGGGCTGTGGAGCGCCCTCAAGATCGTCGCCGAGATGGTCGCCGACGGCCGCCGGGGCAGTGTCGTCACCCTGCTGTGCGACCCCGGGGACCGCTACCTCGACAAGTACTACTCCGACGCCTGGCTGGCCGAACAGGGCCTGGACATCGGCCCGTACAGCGAGGCCATCGACTCCCTGCTGGCGACGGGCGTCTGGCCCGAATAG
- a CDS encoding DUF6643 family protein, with the protein MTSPRSTYGGYYSAFPDTPIYDSLVAERGTPQIAPIRVPAAYDTGMSSHLPALPSALPALPAAPSQPSYGYGYPQAQQPAPLQQAPAAYIPQQAPRGYPAPQPQQPRPAAPMGYEAMRPAAPRPVQPQYQDPYNNNQQYRGY; encoded by the coding sequence ATGACCTCCCCCCGCTCCACTTATGGCGGTTACTACTCCGCTTTTCCGGACACTCCGATCTACGACTCGCTCGTGGCCGAGCGGGGCACCCCGCAGATCGCCCCGATCCGGGTCCCCGCCGCGTACGACACGGGTATGAGCAGTCATCTGCCCGCGCTGCCGTCGGCACTGCCCGCCCTCCCGGCGGCCCCGTCCCAGCCGTCCTACGGCTACGGATATCCCCAGGCGCAGCAGCCCGCGCCGCTCCAGCAGGCGCCCGCCGCCTACATCCCGCAGCAGGCCCCGCGCGGCTATCCGGCCCCGCAGCCGCAGCAGCCCCGTCCGGCGGCCCCCATGGGCTACGAGGCGATGCGCCCCGCGGCTCCCCGGCCCGTCCAGCCGCAGTACCAGGATCCCTACAACAACAACCAGCAGTACCGCGGTTACTGA
- a CDS encoding TerD family protein: MSKGANVPVPTTALRVELGRRAGPGVPDVDASALLLVSGKVRSDADFVFYNQPAHSSGAVRHEGKRDAAGRVTDTLLVDLARVEPAIETVVLAASADGGTFAQVPDLYIEVRDAAQGAVVARFDSTGATVETAFVLGEFYRRQGAWKFRAVGQGYGTGLEGLATDFGITVDEPQHTAPQQTPAPPPQPPVTPQPPAWPQPAAPTHTPAPQQPTMPAFPVTVPPPHHHTPPPPPPPPAPPGAPVRLTKVTLTKSSPSVSLTKQGGTSGAMRVNLNWEVRKQFSGWGSKRGRAVALHNDLDLDLCALFELADGRKGVVQALGNAFGALHQPPYIHLDGDDRTGAVSSGENLTINLDHRDDFRRILVFVTVYEGARSFADLHATVTLHPQFGAPIDFSLDECTVPSTVCALALITNTGGDLVVQREARYLVPERGVSPQRTVDYAYGWGMNWTPGRK, translated from the coding sequence ATGTCAAAGGGGGCCAATGTTCCGGTGCCCACGACGGCACTGCGGGTGGAGCTGGGCCGGCGCGCCGGCCCGGGAGTGCCCGACGTGGACGCCTCGGCACTGCTCCTGGTGTCCGGGAAGGTGCGCTCGGACGCCGACTTCGTCTTCTACAACCAGCCGGCCCACTCCTCCGGCGCGGTCCGGCACGAGGGCAAGCGGGACGCCGCGGGCCGGGTGACCGACACCCTGCTCGTCGACCTCGCGCGCGTGGAGCCCGCGATCGAGACCGTCGTCCTGGCCGCGTCCGCCGACGGCGGGACCTTCGCCCAGGTGCCCGACCTCTACATCGAGGTCCGCGACGCCGCCCAGGGCGCCGTCGTCGCCCGCTTCGACTCCACCGGGGCCACGGTCGAGACCGCCTTCGTGCTGGGGGAGTTCTACCGCCGCCAGGGCGCCTGGAAGTTCCGGGCGGTCGGACAGGGCTACGGCACCGGCCTGGAGGGCCTCGCCACGGACTTCGGCATCACGGTCGACGAACCCCAGCACACGGCGCCGCAGCAGACCCCCGCGCCGCCGCCCCAGCCCCCGGTGACACCCCAGCCCCCGGCCTGGCCGCAGCCCGCCGCCCCCACGCACACGCCCGCGCCCCAGCAGCCCACCATGCCCGCGTTCCCCGTCACCGTCCCCCCGCCGCACCACCACACGCCTCCGCCGCCGCCCCCGCCCCCGGCGCCGCCCGGCGCGCCGGTCCGGCTGACCAAGGTGACGCTCACCAAGTCGTCCCCCTCGGTGTCCCTCACCAAGCAGGGCGGCACCTCCGGCGCCATGCGCGTGAACCTCAACTGGGAGGTGCGCAAGCAGTTCTCCGGGTGGGGCAGCAAGCGCGGCCGCGCGGTCGCCCTCCACAATGACCTCGACCTCGACCTGTGCGCCCTGTTCGAGCTGGCCGACGGCCGCAAGGGTGTCGTCCAGGCCCTCGGCAACGCCTTCGGCGCCCTGCACCAGCCGCCGTACATCCATCTCGACGGCGACGACCGCACCGGGGCGGTGTCGAGCGGTGAGAACCTCACCATCAACCTCGACCACCGCGACGACTTCCGGCGCATCCTCGTCTTCGTGACCGTCTACGAGGGCGCCCGCTCCTTCGCCGACCTGCACGCCACGGTCACGCTTCACCCCCAGTTCGGCGCCCCGATCGACTTCTCCCTCGACGAGTGCACCGTGCCCTCCACCGTGTGCGCGCTCGCGCTGATCACCAACACCGGCG
- a CDS encoding SHOCT domain-containing protein has translation MNTLANWDGGGPGPWILFLPLIWAAVVVGVVTLLRRTVWRGRRGPWRAADPRPTGDSPLAVLGRRFASGEIDEDEYWRRLSVLDEQFGRTAGGSGTA, from the coding sequence ATGAACACCCTGGCGAACTGGGACGGCGGCGGTCCCGGACCGTGGATCCTGTTCCTCCCGCTGATCTGGGCGGCCGTCGTCGTCGGCGTCGTCACGCTGCTGCGCCGCACGGTGTGGCGCGGCCGGCGCGGCCCGTGGCGGGCGGCGGACCCGCGACCCACCGGTGACTCGCCCCTCGCCGTCCTCGGCCGGCGCTTCGCGTCCGGCGAGATCGACGAGGACGAGTACTGGCGCCGGCTGTCCGTCCTGGACGAGCAGTTCGGCCGGACGGCCGGGGGGAGCGGTACGGCGTGA
- a CDS encoding DeoR/GlpR family DNA-binding transcription regulator → MSENQNLLAEQRRALILDEVRRRGGVRVNELTRKLGVSDMTVRRDLDALARQGVLEKVHGGAVPVVEASTHEPGFEAKSGLELTAKEDIARAAAELVAPGSAIALSGGTTTFALAHRLVDVPDLTVVTNSVRVADVFHVAQRTSGPRQGAATVVLTGGVRTPSDSLVGPVADQAIKALHFDLLFLGVHGISAEAGLSTPNLAEAETNRRLVRSARRVVVVADHTKWGVVGLSSFAELEQVDTLVTDAGLPGAARAEIGEHLRRLVVAGQPDEGADI, encoded by the coding sequence GTGAGCGAGAATCAGAACCTCCTCGCGGAGCAGCGCCGCGCCCTGATCCTGGACGAGGTGCGGCGCCGGGGCGGCGTCCGGGTCAACGAGCTGACCCGCAAGCTGGGCGTGTCGGACATGACGGTGCGCCGCGATCTCGACGCGCTGGCCCGTCAGGGTGTGCTGGAGAAGGTGCACGGCGGCGCGGTGCCGGTCGTGGAGGCCAGCACCCACGAGCCGGGGTTCGAGGCGAAGTCCGGTCTGGAGCTGACCGCCAAGGAGGACATCGCGCGGGCCGCCGCCGAACTGGTCGCGCCGGGCAGCGCGATCGCCCTGTCCGGCGGTACGACGACCTTCGCGCTGGCGCACCGGCTGGTGGACGTACCGGATCTGACCGTGGTGACCAACTCGGTGCGGGTGGCGGACGTCTTCCATGTCGCGCAGCGCACCTCGGGCCCCCGGCAGGGCGCGGCCACGGTGGTGCTGACCGGCGGGGTGCGCACGCCGTCCGACTCGCTGGTCGGGCCGGTCGCCGACCAGGCGATCAAGGCGCTCCACTTCGACCTGCTGTTCCTCGGGGTGCACGGGATATCCGCCGAGGCGGGCCTGTCGACGCCCAACCTGGCGGAGGCGGAGACCAATCGCCGTCTCGTGCGGTCGGCGCGCCGCGTCGTGGTGGTCGCCGACCACACCAAGTGGGGTGTGGTGGGCCTGAGTTCGTTCGCCGAGCTGGAGCAGGTCGACACGCTGGTGACGGACGCCGGGCTGCCGGGCGCGGCGCGCGCGGAGATCGGCGAGCATCTGCGCCGGCTGGTGGTGGCGGGCCAGCCCGATGAGGGTGCAGACATCTGA
- a CDS encoding NAD(P)-dependent oxidoreductase, which yields MTDTITVSVLGTGIMGAAMARNLARAGHTVRAWNRTRAKAEPLAADGVAVVATPADAVRDADVVLTMLYDGPAALEVMREAAPALRRGAVWAQSTTAGVEAIADLADFAAEHGLVFFDAPVLGTRGPAEDGLLTVLAAGPPAHRDAVAPVFDAIGARTVWTGEDGREGSATRLKLVANSWVLAATAAAGEVLALSQALGVDPEAFFGLIAGGPLDMGYLRAKTGLVLDERLSPAQFAVTTAAKDARLIVEAGRDHGVRLDVASATADRLERAAAQGHGDEDMAAAYFASFTDPA from the coding sequence ATGACCGACACGATCACCGTGAGCGTCCTGGGCACCGGCATCATGGGCGCCGCCATGGCCCGCAACCTCGCCCGCGCCGGACACACCGTCCGCGCCTGGAACCGCACCCGCGCCAAGGCCGAACCGCTCGCCGCGGACGGCGTCGCGGTCGTCGCCACGCCCGCCGACGCGGTGCGCGACGCGGACGTGGTCCTGACCATGCTGTACGACGGCCCCGCCGCCCTGGAGGTCATGCGCGAGGCCGCGCCCGCATTGCGCAGGGGTGCCGTCTGGGCGCAGTCCACGACCGCCGGCGTCGAGGCGATCGCGGACCTGGCCGACTTCGCCGCCGAGCACGGACTGGTGTTCTTCGACGCGCCGGTGTTGGGCACCCGCGGGCCCGCCGAGGACGGCCTGCTGACGGTCCTGGCGGCCGGCCCGCCCGCGCACCGGGACGCGGTGGCGCCCGTGTTCGACGCGATCGGCGCCCGCACGGTGTGGACCGGCGAGGACGGCCGCGAGGGCAGTGCGACCCGGCTGAAGCTGGTGGCCAACAGTTGGGTCCTCGCGGCCACCGCCGCGGCCGGCGAGGTGCTCGCGCTGTCCCAGGCCCTCGGCGTCGACCCGGAGGCGTTCTTCGGGCTGATCGCCGGCGGCCCGCTGGACATGGGCTATCTGCGCGCCAAGACCGGGCTGGTGCTCGACGAGCGGCTGTCGCCCGCCCAGTTCGCCGTCACGACGGCCGCCAAGGACGCCCGGCTGATCGTCGAGGCGGGCCGCGACCACGGCGTCCGCCTCGACGTCGCGTCCGCGACCGCCGACCGCCTGGAGAGAGCGGCCGCACAGGGCCACGGCGACGAGGACATGGCCGCCGCGTATTTCGCAAGCTTCACCGACCCCGCCTGA